The genomic stretch GTCAGCGCTACCGCCGCCAGGGCCGGCCACGCCGGTCACAGCCACAGCGATACTCGCGCCTGAGTTGACCACGGCACCTGACACCATTTCGATCACGCATTCGCGGCTGACAGCACCGAATTCCTCTAAGGTCTGCGGGCGCACGCGCAGCAGGGCCTGCTTTGCTTCGTAGCTATAGGCCACCATGCCGCAATCAAACCATGAGGAAGACCCGGCCACCGACGTCACCACTTTGGCGATCCAACCCCCGGTGCAACTTTCGGCGGTCGCCAAACGTTGATGCTGTGCAAGCATTTTTGCTCCGACTTGACTGGCAAGTGCTTCGAGCGCTGAGTCGTCCATAGTGCCTTCTGACCGAATGCGAACACTGAGTTTAGAGCAAGTGTCACCTCACCGGGCATCGTAAAATGCCTGTGAAACATCGCAATATGAAACGCTCATTTTGGCGAACTTGAACACGAACCCGGAAAATCCGCGAGACATGGATGTGAAAGACAGTTCGAAGAATGAACGCGGTGCCGACGGTCATACGCCTTTGATGAAGCAATTCTTCGCTGCCAAAGCGGAGTTTCCAGACGTGCTGTTGTTTTTCCGCATGGGCGATTTCTACGAGTTGTTCTACGACGACGCGCGCAAAGCAGCGGCACTGCTCGACATCACTTTGACCAAACGCGGCAGTAGCGCTGGTGAGCCCATCCCGATGTGCGGTGTGCCTGCGCACGCGTATGAAGGCTACTTGGCACGCTTGGTCGCGTTGGGAGAATCTGTCGCCATTTGCGAACAAATTGGCGATCCCGCCACGTCGAAAGGTATTGTCGAACGCAAGGTCGTGCGTGTGGTCACGCCAGGCACTTTGACAGACGAAGCATTGCTCGACGATCGTCGCGACAACATTTTGTTAGCGATTTCTCGCGGTAAGCACGGATTCGGACTCGCGTGGGCCGATGTGTCTGCAGGCCGCATGCTGGCGAACGAAGTGGCAGACGAAGACGCATTGGAGGCCGAAGTCGCGCGCTTGTCTCCTGCCGAAACGCTCATTGCGGACGACGATGCCTACCCCGCTTTCATTGAACAACTGAAAGGTGTGCGAAAACGTGCGCCTTGGCTGTTCGACTCAGACGCGGGCCAACGCAAGTTGGAGCAGTTCTTCAAAGTGCAGGATCTATCTGCATTCGGCATTCAAAACCAAGCGTTGGCGATTGCGGCCGCAGGCGCCCTACTCGGCTATGTCGAAGAAACGCAAAAACAACAGCTCCCCCACCTCACACACATCGCCACCGAACCGACCAGCGAATCCATCACGCTCAATGCCGCAACGCGCCGGCATCTTGAATTGGATACACGCGTCGATGGCGACATCAGACACACACTTTTGGGCGTACTCGACTCGACGCGCTCACCGATGGGCGGCCGTTTGCTGCGTCGTTGGCTACAACGGCCGTTGCGTGATCAGTCCATTTTGAATCTGCGCCTGCAAGCCGTCGAAGCATTGTTGCAATCGAATGCGGTCGAAGATCTCCGTGATGTCCTACGTGGTTTGGGCGACATGGAACGGATTCTTTCGCGTGTGGCATTGCGCAGTGCGCGACCGCGCGATCTTTCGACATTGCGCGATGGCCTGACATTGGCGCCGCAACTTCAGCAAACACTGTCGCGCATTGAATCGCCGATGCTGGCTTCGCTCGCTGCGGAACTGGGCGGGCATGCTGACACGCAGGCACTGCTGCAACGTGCGGTTGTCGAACACCCACCGATGCTCGCACGCGATGGCGGCGTCATCGCTGAAGGCTTTGATGCAGAACTTGATGAACTGCGCCGTTTGTCGACCCATGCCGATCAATTCTTAGTGGACTTGGAACTGCGCGAACGCGAGGCCAGTGGCATTGCCAATTTGAAAGTCGGTTACAACCGCGTGCACGGCTACTACATCGAAATCAGCAAAGGACAAATTGATCGCGCGCCCACGCATTACACGCGTCGTCAGACCCTGGCCAATGCAGAGCGTTATATCACCGAAGAATTGAAATCCTTCGAAGA from Lysobacter sp. HDW10 encodes the following:
- a CDS encoding CinA family protein, encoding MDDSALEALASQVGAKMLAQHQRLATAESCTGGWIAKVVTSVAGSSSWFDCGMVAYSYEAKQALLRVRPQTLEEFGAVSRECVIEMVSGAVVNSGASIAVAVTGVAGPGGGSADKPVGTVWIGWKRRGGYARAERFQFEGDREAVRRQTVAAALAGVGVELDQKPTE
- the mutS gene encoding DNA mismatch repair protein MutS, encoding MDVKDSSKNERGADGHTPLMKQFFAAKAEFPDVLLFFRMGDFYELFYDDARKAAALLDITLTKRGSSAGEPIPMCGVPAHAYEGYLARLVALGESVAICEQIGDPATSKGIVERKVVRVVTPGTLTDEALLDDRRDNILLAISRGKHGFGLAWADVSAGRMLANEVADEDALEAEVARLSPAETLIADDDAYPAFIEQLKGVRKRAPWLFDSDAGQRKLEQFFKVQDLSAFGIQNQALAIAAAGALLGYVEETQKQQLPHLTHIATEPTSESITLNAATRRHLELDTRVDGDIRHTLLGVLDSTRSPMGGRLLRRWLQRPLRDQSILNLRLQAVEALLQSNAVEDLRDVLRGLGDMERILSRVALRSARPRDLSTLRDGLTLAPQLQQTLSRIESPMLASLAAELGGHADTQALLQRAVVEHPPMLARDGGVIAEGFDAELDELRRLSTHADQFLVDLELREREASGIANLKVGYNRVHGYYIEISKGQIDRAPTHYTRRQTLANAERYITEELKSFEDKVLSARDRSLSRENALYAELVESLNVELEALKRCATALATLDVLTGFAERADALDWRKPTLSAENVLKIDAGRHPVVEAVRAAPFTPNDVNLDDAHRMLVITGPNMGGKSTYMRQTALIVLLAHIGSFVPAAAATLGPIDRILTRIGAGDDLAKGQSTFMVEMTETSYILHHATEHSLVLMDEIGRGTSTYDGLALAHACARHLAEHNRSHTLFATHYFELTALATPGSGIENVHLDAVEHGETLVFMHRVKPGPADRSYGLQVASLAGMPRTVIRDARAHLAELEAHAQAHGTAPQAPMTPERLDAPQQIGLFSPASAALDALQSIDPDELTPKQALEALYRLKSLT